The following proteins come from a genomic window of Candidatus Thiodiazotropha sp. CDECU1:
- a CDS encoding glycerophosphodiester phosphodiesterase family protein: MKRLATEEELRPLVIGHRGACGYLPEHTLASYRLAIGMDADFIEPDLVLTRDGRLIARHDNELGCSTDIAQHPEYADRYTTKLVDGMQRQGWFCEDFELAEIKRLACVCNQADSYRLADSDPGPLPIPTLEEILALVRDEENKSGLKVGIYVETKLPTYYAMDGHYLDGTPIRKSIGRMLIEVLQQESFTSPERIFIQSFEVANLIELHDQIMPDYGVELPLIQLLGNIAGELILPEGNFSIPYDFIYHRNRRDDLEKYYAELPEIVEGLTQRGYQALSLPDAIDWMAQHYATGIAMWIDNLISNTMLVDSSIVDYARKCDMQVHAYPLCETVSSTQSRNSAWRERLKSQAMQLFERGVDGIFFNQPDIGVEARRLYLQSVKPSY, translated from the coding sequence ATGAAGCGGTTAGCAACAGAAGAGGAACTTAGACCACTGGTCATCGGCCACCGTGGCGCATGCGGATATCTTCCGGAACATACCCTGGCATCCTATCGGTTGGCGATCGGGATGGATGCTGATTTCATCGAGCCCGATCTGGTTTTGACCCGGGATGGTCGGCTTATTGCACGCCATGACAATGAGTTGGGCTGCTCCACCGATATTGCGCAGCATCCTGAGTATGCCGATCGTTATACCACCAAGCTGGTTGACGGGATGCAGCGACAAGGGTGGTTTTGTGAAGACTTCGAACTTGCGGAGATAAAACGCCTGGCCTGTGTTTGTAATCAAGCCGATAGTTACCGGTTGGCAGATTCAGACCCAGGACCGTTGCCAATTCCCACCCTTGAAGAGATCCTCGCATTAGTCAGGGATGAGGAGAATAAGAGTGGCTTGAAGGTCGGTATCTATGTGGAGACAAAGTTACCGACCTACTATGCAATGGATGGGCACTATCTTGACGGAACGCCTATCCGGAAATCGATTGGCCGGATGTTGATTGAAGTGCTGCAGCAAGAGTCGTTTACATCACCCGAGCGTATCTTTATTCAATCTTTTGAGGTTGCCAACCTGATAGAACTGCATGATCAGATCATGCCCGATTATGGGGTTGAGCTTCCGTTGATCCAACTGCTGGGAAATATAGCAGGGGAGTTGATACTCCCTGAAGGTAATTTCTCCATACCCTATGATTTTATCTACCATCGCAATCGAAGAGACGATCTCGAGAAATATTATGCTGAACTCCCCGAGATTGTAGAGGGATTGACTCAGCGAGGTTATCAGGCACTCTCACTACCAGATGCAATCGATTGGATGGCTCAACACTATGCAACCGGGATTGCCATGTGGATCGATAACCTGATATCAAATACTATGCTGGTAGATTCCTCTATTGTTGACTATGCGCGCAAGTGTGACATGCAGGTGCATGCCTATCCATTGTGTGAAACAGTCTCCTCTACCCAATCACGAAATAGCGCATGGCGGGAGAGGTTGAAAAGCCAGGCCATGCAACTTTTTGAGCGAGGTGTGGATGGGATATTTTTCAATCAGCCGGATATAGGGGTTGAGGCCAGGCGTCTGTATCTGCAAAGTGTCAAACCTTCATATTGA
- a CDS encoding LysE family translocator, whose amino-acid sequence MMLQNLLALFATAVVLALVPGPDNLFVLTHSALHGRVTGWYATLGFCTGLLVHTAAVSLGVAALFQTSEMAFNLLKIVGAAYLFYLAWRFIQRSNSRLPLQDQVKLSPWSIYRRGIIMNVTNPKVSLFFLALLPQFTLPGAGPIVLQMISFGFVFILATLLVFGAIAELAGIISPWIKRSDVAQRTMHRVAAVIFCILAMKLLLAEQF is encoded by the coding sequence ATGATGCTGCAAAACCTACTAGCATTGTTTGCCACGGCGGTTGTTCTGGCACTTGTTCCCGGGCCTGATAATCTGTTTGTTCTAACCCATTCAGCACTCCACGGAAGAGTGACGGGATGGTATGCGACCCTGGGTTTTTGCACCGGACTGCTGGTACACACTGCTGCGGTTTCACTTGGTGTGGCTGCGCTGTTTCAGACATCCGAAATGGCGTTCAATCTGCTGAAAATAGTTGGTGCCGCATATCTGTTCTACTTGGCCTGGCGTTTCATTCAGCGATCCAACAGTCGATTACCGCTGCAGGATCAGGTAAAGCTTTCGCCCTGGTCGATCTATCGGCGGGGAATTATTATGAATGTAACCAATCCCAAGGTCTCACTCTTTTTTCTCGCCCTGCTACCTCAGTTCACGCTACCTGGCGCCGGTCCAATAGTGCTGCAAATGATAAGTTTTGGCTTTGTTTTTATTCTGGCTACACTGTTGGTTTTTGGCGCTATTGCCGAACTGGCGGGGATCATCAGTCCATGGATCAAGCGCTCCGATGTGGCGCAGCGCACCATGCATCGTGTCGCAGCAGTAATCTTTTGCATCCTCGCCATGAAGCTGCTGCTGGCAGAGCAGTTTTGA